The following proteins are encoded in a genomic region of Glycine max cultivar Williams 82 chromosome 18, Glycine_max_v4.0, whole genome shotgun sequence:
- the LOC100806255 gene encoding uncharacterized protein, which produces MMAKENTVCALVRLSKNKEEDKVMIGRVGAILHLLKLLEGGGLHGKKNSVTVRYALCSTTKENKVKAVSTGVMRALVELMVDLGLSMEDLGLSMVYLVSVVVAVAEAKGIYDFQLQALVAEVRDLRDREHSATEQHHLLVQKLKRNDEECGKRIQELQDELASAKEDTRNWRERLCWT; this is translated from the exons ATGATGGCAAAGGAGAACACGGTGTGCGCATTGGTTCGGTTATCGAAAAACAAGGAGGAAGATAAGGTGATGATAGGGAGGGTGGGAGCGATTCTGCATCTACTGAAGCTTCTAGAAGGAGGGGGATTGCACGGGAAGAAGAACTCGGTGACTGTGCGGTACGCGCTATGTTCGACGACGAAGGAGAATAAGGTGAAGGCGGTGAGCACGGGGGTTATGAGGGCACTGGTGGAGCTGATGGTGGACTTGGGGTTGAGTATGGAGGACCTGGGGTTGAGTATGGTGTACTTGGTGAGCGTGGTGGTGGCGGTGGCGGAGGCGAAAGGGATTTATGATTTCCAACTACAAGCCCTTGTTGCCGAAGTTCGTGATCTTAGG GACAGAGAGCACTCTGCCACCGAGCAACACCACCTTCTAGTCCAG AAGCTGAAGCGGAACGATGAAGAGTGCGGCAAAAGGATACAAGAATTGCAGGACGAGTTGGCTTCTGCAAAAGAGGACACCAGAAACTGGAGAGAAAG GTTGTGCTGGACTTAG